In a genomic window of Deltaproteobacteria bacterium:
- a CDS encoding RES family NAD+ phosphorylase yields MLDTLESVELAPYSETVWRSVREGHDPLACWRSGGRWDDGTLDVLYTSETREAAVAERRFHLYQGQPIPPSRVRYELYELTVSLEAVMRFPDLEALSSIGFDTARYGQLSYLEREKEYPRSQEVAETCAFLGADGLLVPSARVPASSNLIVFCEQETQIVKEIVRNHGVVDFS; encoded by the coding sequence TTGCTCGATACGCTGGAATCCGTCGAGCTGGCTCCCTATTCGGAAACGGTGTGGCGGTCGGTCCGAGAGGGCCACGATCCGCTTGCCTGCTGGCGGTCCGGCGGCCGCTGGGACGACGGGACGCTCGACGTGCTTTATACCTCGGAAACGCGCGAGGCCGCCGTCGCCGAGCGACGGTTTCATCTCTATCAGGGCCAACCCATTCCGCCTTCCAGGGTCCGATATGAACTATACGAACTCACCGTATCTCTTGAAGCGGTCATGCGCTTCCCCGATCTTGAAGCACTGTCTTCCATCGGGTTCGATACGGCGCGCTACGGCCAATTGAGCTATCTTGAGCGGGAAAAGGAGTATCCCCGTTCTCAGGAGGTGGCCGAGACTTGTGCGTTCCTGGGCGCTGACGGACTGTTGGTCCCGAGCGCTCGCGTCCCGGCGTCGAGCAATTTGATCGTCTTCTGCGAACAGGAGACGCAGATCGTGAAGGAAATCGTCCGGAACCACGGGGTGGTCGATTTCAGTTGA
- the plsY gene encoding glycerol-3-phosphate 1-O-acyltransferase PlsY, with translation MAAAIILTILSYLLGSIPAGFLVGSSSGVDVRSAGSGNIGATNVARTLGWKKGLVTLLADVAKGFLPVLAAHLLDLGPAAAASAGLAAFAGHLYPVFLGFKGGKGVATAAGVYLGVMPLGLLALLGAFALAVLASRRVSPASMAAAAAGPVAAWALSYPVETFWMSLVIGFLVVVRHRENIRRLLAGEEPPFELRRRGSDG, from the coding sequence ATGGCGGCTGCGATCATCCTGACAATACTGTCCTATCTCCTGGGATCGATCCCCGCGGGCTTTCTGGTGGGATCCTCCTCGGGCGTGGACGTGCGCAGCGCCGGGAGCGGCAACATCGGCGCCACCAACGTGGCCCGGACCCTGGGTTGGAAGAAGGGCCTCGTCACGCTGCTGGCCGATGTCGCCAAGGGTTTCCTCCCCGTGCTGGCGGCACACCTGCTGGACCTCGGCCCGGCCGCGGCCGCATCCGCCGGTCTGGCCGCGTTCGCGGGCCATCTCTACCCGGTGTTCCTGGGATTCAAGGGAGGCAAGGGCGTGGCCACCGCCGCCGGCGTCTACCTGGGAGTCATGCCCCTGGGCCTCCTGGCCCTGCTTGGGGCGTTCGCCCTGGCGGTCCTGGCCAGCCGGCGGGTCTCCCCGGCTTCCATGGCCGCGGCCGCGGCAGGTCCGGTCGCTGCCTGGGCGCTGTCCTATCCGGTGGAAACGTTCTGGATGAGCCTCGTCATCGGATTCCTGGTGGTGGTGCGCCACCGGGAGAACATCCGGCGGCTGCTGGCGGGGGAAGAGCCGCCGTTCGAGTTGCGCAGGCGCGGTTCGGACGGATAG
- a CDS encoding cupin domain-containing protein, with product MAKPAEEIETTMDNIPFFYKWQKGEGVDVVDTFFIKDLKEVPLKWWDRMGGDGTLFNMEGAGDATGAYIVEIAPGKSLNPMRHLYEELILVVQGRGATTIWNDNGAKQTFEWQEGSLISVPLNVHHQHFNGQGDKPARLFSVNNMPIVFSLFHNDDFIFNTPYDFRDRFDGRPDFFSSQGTQHPGRIWETNFIADTRTFNLQEWKERGAGGKNVFLEMCDGTMAAHISEFPVGTYKKAHRHGPGFNVIIIKGQGFSLFWWEGEEPKRYDWQDGSVFVPPEMMFHQHFNLGPTGARYLPLRFGGIKHSMGEGYGDISKVDKDVKSGGNQIEYYDQPAYIREMFESDMTRLGAESRMDPNVYVKPAA from the coding sequence ATGGCCAAGCCCGCTGAAGAGATCGAAACCACGATGGACAACATCCCCTTCTTCTACAAGTGGCAGAAGGGCGAGGGAGTGGACGTTGTCGACACGTTCTTCATCAAGGACCTGAAGGAGGTGCCGCTCAAGTGGTGGGACCGCATGGGCGGTGACGGGACGCTCTTCAACATGGAGGGAGCGGGCGACGCCACCGGCGCCTACATCGTCGAGATCGCGCCGGGCAAGAGCCTGAACCCCATGCGCCACCTCTACGAGGAGCTGATCCTGGTGGTGCAGGGCCGCGGCGCCACCACCATCTGGAACGACAACGGCGCCAAGCAGACCTTCGAGTGGCAGGAAGGGAGCCTCATTTCGGTCCCGTTGAACGTGCATCACCAGCACTTCAACGGCCAGGGCGACAAGCCGGCGCGGCTGTTCTCGGTCAACAACATGCCCATCGTCTTCAGCCTGTTCCACAACGACGACTTTATCTTCAACACGCCCTACGACTTCCGGGACCGCTTCGACGGGCGGCCGGACTTTTTCTCCAGCCAGGGCACGCAGCATCCCGGCCGGATCTGGGAGACCAACTTCATCGCCGACACCCGCACTTTCAACCTCCAGGAGTGGAAGGAGCGGGGCGCGGGCGGCAAGAACGTCTTTCTCGAAATGTGCGACGGCACCATGGCGGCGCACATCTCCGAGTTCCCCGTGGGGACCTACAAGAAGGCCCACCGCCACGGGCCGGGCTTCAACGTCATCATCATCAAGGGGCAGGGTTTCTCGTTGTTCTGGTGGGAAGGCGAGGAGCCCAAGCGCTACGACTGGCAGGACGGCAGCGTGTTCGTGCCGCCGGAGATGATGTTCCACCAGCACTTCAACCTCGGCCCCACCGGCGCGCGCTATCTGCCCTTGCGTTTCGGCGGCATCAAGCACAGCATGGGCGAGGGCTACGGAGACATCTCCAAGGTCGACAAGGACGTGAAGTCCGGCGGCAACCAGATCGAGTACTACGACCAGCCGGCGTACATCCGCGAGATGTTCGAGTCGGACATGACCAGGCTGGGAGCCGAGTCGCGCATGGATCCCAACGTCTACGTCAAGCCCGCCGCGTAG
- a CDS encoding Fic family protein, with protein MKIPQTPPSLAEILKEPDQIMRIVTHEGIGPSQGKQYRHWENLRRIQPPTGLSSEEWWAAVKLARSQTRRTIPLKDTNGNAFGYCLADPVLESLYEIDRNVSGRITTTDQLLNPQTRDRYVVSSLIEEAITSSQLEGASTTRDAAKQMIRSGRNPMNRSEMMILNNYRAIQQVKELTAQPLTPEIVFTIHGTLVEGTLEEGQTGHHLRKPGDGVAVYHDGDGTLLHTPPPAREIARRMAAMCSFANKTPTDTFLHPILKAIILHFWLAYDHPFVDGNGRTARALFYWSVLSQDFWMFEFLSISAVIRRSPTRYAKSFLYTETDENDLTYFLLAQLQVIRQAIKALYAYLDKKALEIQSIEKILQAHVSINHRQLALLGHALRHPGARYTIDTHKKTHRVTYQTARTDLLDLASRNLLVRTKTGQYFTFTAPADLAKRLKVL; from the coding sequence ATGAAAATTCCACAAACCCCGCCGAGCCTCGCGGAGATACTGAAGGAACCCGACCAGATAATGCGGATCGTCACGCACGAAGGGATCGGTCCGTCGCAGGGGAAGCAGTATCGGCACTGGGAAAACCTCAGGCGCATCCAGCCTCCGACCGGACTGTCTTCCGAAGAATGGTGGGCGGCGGTGAAATTGGCCCGTAGCCAGACACGCAGGACCATTCCTCTGAAGGACACGAACGGGAACGCCTTTGGCTACTGCCTCGCGGATCCCGTGCTCGAATCCCTGTATGAAATCGACCGGAACGTAAGCGGGAGAATCACGACAACCGACCAGCTCCTGAATCCACAAACAAGGGACCGCTACGTCGTGAGTTCCCTGATCGAAGAGGCCATCACCTCAAGCCAGCTTGAAGGGGCGTCCACAACGCGCGACGCTGCGAAGCAAATGATTCGCTCCGGCCGAAATCCGATGAATCGAAGCGAGATGATGATCCTCAACAACTACCGGGCGATCCAGCAGGTCAAGGAACTCACCGCCCAGCCGCTCACCCCTGAGATCGTGTTCACGATCCACGGGACACTGGTCGAAGGGACCCTTGAGGAAGGCCAGACCGGCCACCACCTGCGGAAACCTGGGGACGGTGTCGCCGTCTACCACGACGGGGACGGAACCCTGCTCCATACTCCACCGCCCGCGCGGGAAATCGCCCGTCGAATGGCCGCCATGTGTAGTTTCGCGAACAAGACCCCGACCGACACCTTTCTGCATCCCATCCTCAAGGCGATCATCCTGCATTTCTGGCTTGCCTACGACCATCCGTTCGTCGACGGCAACGGCCGGACCGCCAGGGCCTTGTTCTACTGGTCGGTACTCTCACAGGATTTCTGGATGTTCGAGTTTCTTTCAATTTCGGCCGTCATTCGGAGATCGCCCACCAGGTATGCCAAGTCGTTCCTCTACACCGAGACCGACGAGAACGATCTGACCTACTTTCTCCTGGCCCAGCTTCAAGTCATCCGGCAGGCGATCAAGGCCTTGTACGCGTACCTCGACAAGAAAGCCCTGGAAATTCAAAGCATCGAGAAGATTCTTCAAGCCCACGTCTCGATCAACCACCGGCAACTGGCGCTGCTCGGGCATGCCCTCCGGCACCCAGGGGCACGCTATACGATAGACACACACAAGAAGACTCACCGAGTCACCTATCAGACGGCACGGACCGACCTTCTCGATCTTGCCTCACGGAACCTGCTCGTCAGGACGAAGACCGGGCAGTATTTCACCTTCACCGCGCCCGCGGACTTGGCGAAGCGGCTGAAGGTCCTGTGA
- a CDS encoding Xaa-Pro peptidase family protein, with the protein MWINEPRAKRVLAAHDLDGLLAASNIPNVFYLSGVWRRQDIAAIVTRDAVTAPWIVIPRGEVDYMVDTVPPAGVVTYGTFFRVMEDNGPLTPREQRIRELGIDPEPVANFFEGLVRTLENAGLDRSRLGYDERGLDPALAERLRERFPHLELVPAMAVFREIRMVKSAAEIERMTEAVRITEQSIYEAAHEAREGMTEAEMCLAFDLGQVRRGAEPNMNHVGFGRSAALGMTNVPEDTLKVGDMIRFDVGCLYKGYLTDMSRTFSFGPPDEKFSLYYNAILKGQDLALSLVKPGKVASEIFNETVAEVRETGIPHYGRQHVGHGIGLGLGGYDRPTIAPSDDTPLEADMVLCIETPYYEMGWGSVQVEDMIVVTEDGYRRLTSVPRHLQVLEPRS; encoded by the coding sequence ATGTGGATCAACGAACCGCGGGCCAAGCGGGTGCTGGCCGCTCATGACCTCGACGGCCTGCTGGCCGCCAGCAACATTCCCAACGTCTTCTACCTGAGCGGCGTATGGCGGAGGCAGGACATCGCCGCCATCGTCACCCGGGACGCGGTGACCGCGCCCTGGATCGTGATTCCCCGGGGCGAGGTGGACTACATGGTGGACACGGTGCCGCCGGCCGGCGTGGTCACCTACGGCACCTTCTTCCGCGTGATGGAGGACAACGGGCCGTTGACCCCTCGCGAGCAACGCATCCGCGAGCTGGGCATCGACCCGGAGCCGGTGGCCAACTTCTTCGAGGGCCTCGTGCGCACGCTGGAGAACGCGGGCCTTGACCGGAGCCGGCTCGGCTACGACGAACGAGGCCTGGACCCGGCGCTGGCGGAACGCCTTCGGGAACGGTTCCCGCACCTGGAGCTGGTGCCGGCCATGGCCGTGTTCCGCGAGATCCGCATGGTCAAGAGCGCGGCCGAGATCGAGCGCATGACCGAGGCGGTGCGCATCACCGAGCAGTCCATCTACGAGGCCGCCCACGAGGCGCGCGAGGGCATGACCGAAGCGGAGATGTGCCTGGCCTTCGACCTGGGACAGGTGCGGCGCGGCGCCGAGCCCAACATGAACCACGTGGGCTTCGGCCGGAGCGCGGCCCTGGGCATGACCAACGTTCCCGAAGACACCCTCAAGGTCGGCGACATGATCCGCTTCGACGTGGGATGCCTCTACAAGGGCTACCTCACCGACATGTCGCGTACCTTTTCGTTCGGTCCGCCGGACGAGAAATTCTCGTTATATTACAACGCGATACTCAAAGGCCAAGATCTGGCCCTCAGCCTCGTCAAGCCGGGCAAGGTCGCCTCGGAGATCTTCAACGAGACGGTCGCCGAAGTTCGCGAAACCGGCATCCCGCACTACGGCCGCCAGCACGTGGGACACGGCATCGGCCTGGGCCTCGGCGGCTACGACCGGCCCACCATCGCGCCCAGCGACGACACCCCGCTGGAGGCGGACATGGTGCTGTGCATCGAGACCCCCTACTACGAGATGGGCTGGGGCAGCGTGCAGGTGGAGGACATGATCGTGGTCACCGAGGACGGCTACCGCCGCCTCACTTCGGTGCCCCGGCACCTCCAGGTGCTGGAGCCGCGTTCGTGA
- a CDS encoding pyridoxal-phosphate dependent enzyme → MSHLTGLTCIRCGASFGIEPRFDGCPECRAQAPANLTPRYDLDAAARTLSVESLGDRPSDMRRYRELLPPDVQDAATLREGGTPLLYCERYGRRLGLERLFVKDESRNPSGSFKDRLAFTALAMAGRFGARAVGVSSTGNAGAAAASYAARAGLPCIVLTVQGAASAIVTQMQAYGAMVVATRTKAARWKLLQTGVSEWGWYPTSPYFGPPVGSNPYGVDGYKTIAYEVCEQLDWEPPDWCVLPVAYGDALFGMWKGFEELAALGFIRKTPRMVAGEMAGCLLAALTSGDDAIPEIAAPSPYVAGSISVNQSTYQALYALRASGGTARVARNDELLRLQRDVAADEGIYAEPSSLAALAALHRLCEEGRIARNDTVMVLNTASGLKDTAATAAAAPEIPTVDGDTAQFLETLNDAYGYRAED, encoded by the coding sequence ATGAGCCACCTCACCGGCCTCACGTGCATCCGTTGCGGCGCGTCCTTTGGCATCGAGCCCCGTTTCGACGGGTGTCCTGAATGCCGGGCGCAGGCGCCTGCCAACCTGACGCCCCGCTACGACCTCGACGCCGCCGCCCGGACCCTCTCCGTCGAGTCGCTCGGGGACCGGCCTTCGGACATGCGGCGCTACCGCGAGCTGCTCCCTCCAGATGTCCAGGACGCCGCCACTCTGCGCGAGGGCGGGACGCCGCTGCTGTACTGCGAGCGCTATGGCCGGCGGCTCGGACTCGAACGGCTCTTCGTCAAGGACGAGTCCCGGAACCCCTCGGGCTCCTTCAAGGACCGGCTGGCGTTCACCGCCTTGGCCATGGCCGGGCGTTTCGGCGCCCGGGCGGTGGGGGTCAGCTCCACCGGCAACGCCGGCGCCGCGGCCGCGTCCTATGCCGCCCGCGCCGGGCTCCCCTGCATCGTGCTCACCGTCCAGGGCGCGGCCTCCGCCATCGTCACCCAGATGCAGGCCTACGGCGCCATGGTGGTGGCCACCCGCACCAAGGCCGCCCGCTGGAAGCTCCTGCAAACCGGGGTGTCGGAGTGGGGCTGGTATCCGACCTCGCCCTACTTCGGCCCGCCGGTGGGCAGCAACCCCTACGGCGTGGACGGCTACAAGACCATCGCCTACGAGGTGTGCGAGCAACTGGACTGGGAGCCGCCCGACTGGTGCGTGCTGCCGGTGGCCTACGGCGACGCGCTGTTCGGCATGTGGAAGGGCTTCGAGGAGCTTGCCGCCTTGGGCTTCATCCGCAAGACCCCGCGCATGGTGGCCGGCGAGATGGCCGGCTGTCTGTTGGCGGCGCTGACCTCCGGCGACGACGCCATCCCCGAAATCGCGGCGCCGTCCCCCTACGTGGCCGGCTCCATAAGCGTGAACCAGAGCACGTACCAAGCACTGTACGCCTTGCGCGCATCCGGCGGCACCGCACGTGTAGCGCGGAATGACGAACTGCTGAGACTGCAACGGGATGTCGCGGCCGACGAAGGCATCTACGCCGAGCCCTCATCCCTGGCCGCCCTTGCCGCGTTGCACCGGCTGTGCGAAGAAGGCCGCATCGCCCGGAACGACACGGTGATGGTGCTGAATACCGCCAGCGGCCTCAAGGACACCGCCGCCACCGCCGCGGCCGCACCCGAGATCCCCACCGTGGACGGCGACACAGCGCAATTCCTGGAGACATTGAATGATGCCTACGGCTATCGCGCGGAGGACTAA
- a CDS encoding LLM class F420-dependent oxidoreductase: protein MKFSIQLPTCTEGLVNPVPFVEPAEFVHMAQEAERLGYDAVWGNDHITPAAYARQKWSEPPNFYEVLVTLAAVGARTTRIRLGTAVLVLPLRDPVLLAKQVSTLDRFTGGRVILGTGIGAYREEFDAQWPKRKAERRGDLLDESLEALRCLFRDTDATFEGRHIAFRNIAMRPKPVQDPLPIFVGGHNEAMIRRAAQVGQGWLPGWRPFDQIVERVALLRRLTEEAGRETGAVEACSQFTLCIGKTVEEARARYRKTGMVQHRVSLAHTGRDPALAETHNLIGSPASILEQVAFLEKAGIDHVCALQFPSDTGAEMLEQIQWLAEEVMKPFNSG, encoded by the coding sequence ATGAAATTCAGCATCCAACTCCCTACCTGCACCGAGGGCCTCGTCAACCCGGTGCCTTTCGTGGAACCCGCAGAGTTCGTGCACATGGCCCAGGAAGCCGAGCGGCTGGGGTACGACGCGGTCTGGGGCAACGATCACATCACCCCCGCGGCCTACGCGCGGCAGAAGTGGTCGGAGCCGCCGAACTTCTACGAGGTGCTGGTGACTCTGGCCGCGGTGGGCGCCCGCACCACGCGCATCCGGCTAGGCACCGCCGTGCTGGTGCTGCCGCTGCGCGACCCGGTGCTGCTGGCCAAGCAGGTGAGCACGCTGGACCGGTTCACGGGCGGCCGGGTGATCCTGGGCACCGGCATCGGCGCCTACCGCGAGGAGTTCGACGCCCAGTGGCCGAAGCGCAAGGCGGAGCGGCGCGGCGACCTGCTGGACGAGAGCCTGGAGGCGCTGCGGTGCCTGTTCCGGGACACGGACGCCACTTTCGAGGGCCGGCACATCGCCTTCCGTAACATCGCCATGCGCCCCAAGCCGGTGCAGGACCCTCTGCCCATCTTCGTGGGTGGTCACAACGAGGCCATGATCCGGCGCGCGGCCCAAGTCGGACAGGGATGGCTGCCCGGCTGGCGCCCCTTCGATCAGATCGTGGAGCGCGTGGCGCTGCTGCGCCGGCTCACCGAGGAGGCGGGACGGGAAACCGGGGCGGTGGAGGCCTGTTCCCAGTTCACCCTATGCATCGGCAAGACCGTGGAAGAGGCGCGCGCCCGCTACCGCAAGACGGGCATGGTGCAGCACCGCGTGTCTCTGGCGCACACCGGCCGCGACCCGGCCCTGGCCGAGACCCACAACCTCATCGGCAGCCCCGCCAGCATCCTGGAGCAGGTGGCGTTCCTGGAAAAGGCCGGCATCGACCACGTATGCGCATTGCAGTTCCCATCGGACACCGGCGCCGAGATGCTGGAGCAGATCCAGTGGCTGGCCGAAGAGGTAATGAAGCCGTTCAACAGCGGGTAA
- a CDS encoding LLM class flavin-dependent oxidoreductase, which translates to MTQTRTAVGYLLPTREIVMAQATPDCNRIMELAASAETLGFDSIWVGDSILARPRLEPLTTLAAAASRTNRVKLGTAVLLPALRHPVVLANEVASLDLLCGGRLILGLGIAGNNRLIEREFAGCGVDFRRRIGIFEEGVTLMRRLWTEDEVTFHGRHFQLDEVRLGLHPAQPSGIPLWLAGSVDNALRRVLRLGDGWFPLPNSPESFARNWHRIESLAQEMEQDASRLARAVYVTVNLNDDTAQAEREMRAFMEGYYKVSYETMVAVQPPCNGPAARCIEWLQAFVERGAETIVVRFGSPDQTAQQERFAAEVLPALRAG; encoded by the coding sequence ATGACCCAGACAAGAACCGCGGTAGGGTACCTGCTGCCCACGCGCGAAATCGTGATGGCGCAGGCGACCCCCGACTGCAACCGCATCATGGAATTGGCGGCGAGCGCCGAGACCCTGGGCTTCGACTCCATCTGGGTCGGGGACAGCATCCTGGCGCGGCCGCGGCTGGAGCCGTTGACCACCCTGGCCGCGGCCGCATCCCGCACCAACCGCGTGAAGCTCGGCACCGCCGTGCTGCTCCCGGCCCTGCGCCACCCCGTGGTGCTCGCCAACGAGGTCGCCAGCCTCGACCTCCTGTGCGGCGGCCGGCTCATCCTCGGCCTCGGCATCGCCGGCAACAACCGGCTCATCGAGCGCGAGTTCGCCGGCTGCGGCGTGGATTTCCGCCGCCGCATCGGCATCTTCGAGGAGGGCGTCACGCTCATGCGCCGCCTGTGGACCGAGGATGAGGTCACCTTCCACGGACGCCACTTCCAACTCGACGAGGTGCGCCTCGGGCTCCACCCGGCGCAGCCCTCCGGCATCCCGCTGTGGCTCGCCGGCAGCGTGGACAACGCGCTCCGCCGGGTGCTGCGGTTGGGCGACGGCTGGTTCCCGCTGCCCAATTCCCCGGAAAGCTTCGCCCGCAACTGGCATCGGATCGAATCCCTGGCGCAAGAAATGGAGCAGGACGCGTCCCGGCTCGCCCGCGCCGTCTACGTCACCGTCAACCTGAACGACGACACCGCCCAGGCCGAGCGCGAGATGCGCGCGTTCATGGAGGGTTATTACAAGGTGTCCTACGAGACCATGGTGGCCGTGCAACCCCCGTGCAACGGCCCGGCCGCCCGATGCATCGAATGGCTCCAGGCCTTCGTCGAGCGGGGCGCCGAAACCATCGTCGTGCGCTTCGGCAGCCCCGACCAGACCGCGCAGCAGGAACGCTTCGCCGCCGAGGTGCTGCCCGCGCTCCGCGCGGGGTGA
- a CDS encoding LLM class flavin-dependent oxidoreductase has protein sequence MPDIQFDLGFSSRTVAAYPLARRIAIIKSAEALGFDRLWHSNEKFGRDMVANMTLSAAHTERIGIGAAVTDPYSVHPALTAAAMATVDDISSGRVIVGIGAGGSGFPAMGIQREHPVAATADAIAIMRGMWANEPATVDGKVVSVRSGVLGFKARADIRIVIATRGPAMFRLAGRIADGAMIATMATPEGVGIARDFVRQGAQQAGRDPDEIEIISRVDTCVDRDRDKARAGVKQMIAFLLWSSYPNRDFVAQLGMEVPADLEAMIAKRDYELMFEAGPLVPEEFVDAFAWAGTPEEVAAKITRIVEMGIRRFGTWVLAPPGGGIESAIRLIAEEVMPRARAAFS, from the coding sequence ATGCCCGACATCCAGTTCGACCTCGGTTTCAGCTCGCGCACCGTCGCCGCCTACCCTCTCGCCCGGCGCATCGCCATCATCAAGAGCGCGGAGGCCCTGGGCTTCGACCGCCTTTGGCACTCCAACGAGAAGTTCGGCCGCGACATGGTGGCCAACATGACCCTGAGCGCCGCTCACACCGAGCGCATCGGCATTGGCGCCGCGGTGACCGACCCCTACAGCGTCCACCCCGCCCTCACCGCCGCCGCCATGGCCACGGTGGACGACATCTCCTCGGGCCGCGTCATCGTCGGCATCGGCGCCGGCGGTTCCGGCTTTCCCGCCATGGGCATCCAGCGGGAGCATCCGGTGGCCGCAACGGCCGACGCCATCGCCATCATGCGCGGCATGTGGGCCAACGAGCCCGCGACCGTGGACGGCAAGGTCGTGAGCGTGCGGAGCGGCGTCCTCGGGTTCAAGGCCCGCGCCGACATCCGCATCGTGATTGCCACCCGCGGCCCGGCGATGTTCCGCCTGGCCGGCCGGATCGCCGACGGCGCCATGATCGCCACCATGGCCACGCCCGAAGGCGTCGGCATCGCCCGGGACTTCGTGCGGCAAGGCGCGCAACAGGCCGGCCGCGACCCGGACGAGATCGAGATCATCTCGCGCGTCGATACCTGCGTCGACCGGGACCGCGACAAGGCCCGCGCCGGGGTCAAGCAGATGATCGCCTTCCTGTTGTGGAGCAGCTACCCCAACCGCGACTTCGTCGCCCAGTTGGGCATGGAGGTCCCCGCCGACCTCGAGGCTATGATCGCCAAGCGCGACTACGAGCTCATGTTCGAGGCCGGCCCCCTGGTCCCCGAGGAGTTCGTCGACGCCTTCGCCTGGGCCGGTACCCCCGAGGAAGTCGCCGCCAAGATCACGCGCATCGTCGAGATGGGCATCCGCCGCTTCGGCACCTGGGTGCTTGCCCCGCCGGGAGGCGGGATCGAGTCTGCGATTCGGCTCATCGCGGAGGAAGTGATGCCGCGGGCGCGGGCGGCCTTCTCATAG
- a CDS encoding DUF1611 domain-containing protein, producing the protein MALAVHRTVKSPAEVATAIVYCEANFGAIDGKTANGLVRHSELYEILSVIDSEKAGLDAGVVLGELPKGIPVCRDLADALARAGATPDYFIFGMAPASGMLSSRDRRILLEAIDLGMNIVSGLHEFLSDDPEFVAASAVRNVRILDVRKPPAKESLRTFSGRIAEVACLRIAVLGTDCSVGKRTTATVLTRALNDRGIKAVMIGTGQTGLIQGARYGVALDAVPSQFCAGELEAAIIEAFEAEKPDVIIVEGQGALSHPAYPTSALILRGCCPDGVVLQHAPARPHRADFEHMPMPEPADEIHLIQTFSDTKVIGLTINHENMTDADVSAAIARYQDELGIPATDPLTRPPRILVEMVLAALRGL; encoded by the coding sequence ATCGCATTGGCCGTTCATAGGACCGTAAAATCGCCGGCCGAAGTCGCGACGGCAATCGTGTACTGCGAAGCGAACTTCGGCGCCATCGACGGAAAGACCGCAAACGGCCTCGTCCGTCACTCCGAGTTGTACGAAATCCTCTCGGTCATCGACAGCGAGAAGGCCGGTCTCGATGCCGGCGTCGTGCTCGGTGAGCTGCCGAAAGGAATTCCCGTCTGCCGTGACCTGGCCGATGCACTGGCGCGCGCCGGCGCCACGCCCGACTACTTTATCTTCGGGATGGCGCCCGCGAGCGGCATGTTGTCGTCCCGCGATCGGAGGATACTGCTGGAGGCCATCGACCTGGGAATGAACATCGTAAGCGGGCTTCACGAGTTCCTGAGCGACGACCCGGAGTTCGTGGCGGCAAGCGCCGTACGGAACGTAAGGATTCTCGATGTCCGAAAGCCCCCCGCCAAGGAGAGCCTGCGAACCTTCAGCGGCCGTATCGCGGAGGTCGCCTGTTTGCGCATCGCCGTTCTCGGCACCGATTGCTCCGTCGGCAAGCGCACCACCGCAACCGTCCTGACCCGGGCACTCAATGACCGTGGCATCAAGGCGGTCATGATCGGCACCGGCCAGACCGGCCTGATCCAGGGCGCCCGCTACGGGGTCGCCCTCGACGCCGTTCCTTCCCAGTTCTGCGCCGGCGAGCTGGAAGCGGCGATCATCGAAGCGTTCGAAGCCGAGAAACCCGACGTGATCATCGTCGAAGGACAAGGCGCGCTCAGTCACCCCGCCTACCCGACCTCGGCCTTGATCCTCCGCGGCTGCTGCCCCGACGGCGTCGTGCTGCAGCACGCGCCCGCGCGACCCCATCGTGCCGACTTCGAACACATGCCGATGCCGGAACCGGCCGACGAGATCCACCTCATCCAGACCTTCTCCGACACAAAGGTCATCGGCCTCACCATCAACCACGAGAACATGACCGACGCCGATGTCAGCGCCGCCATTGCGCGGTACCAGGACGAGCTCGGCATCCCGGCCACCGACCCCCTGACCCGCCCGCCGCGGATTCTGGTCGAGATGGTCCTTGCGGCGTTGCGGGGGCTATGA